A section of the Candidatus Bathyarchaeota archaeon genome encodes:
- a CDS encoding archaeal proteasome endopeptidase complex subunit alpha, whose translation MSAFASPGAYDHAHTVFSPDGRLFQVEYAMELVNRGATIVGIQCPEGVVLGSEENVEPLEEEGSSWKIFRVDSHIGAAIVGLSSDARILIDRARLEAQRNRLTYDEPIDVEVATEKICDIQHTYTQHGGGRPFGVAMILAGVDKTGPHVLATHPSGTYRGYKATAAGGGRETALAILKEEYREDLSLQKSAELAVKCLVKALEARQLPLRIKVAVIPTQSKKMDMLSEEAVEGYIKAVASKN comes from the coding sequence ATGTCTGCGTTTGCATCCCCCGGAGCATACGATCATGCACACACCGTTTTCTCGCCTGACGGGCGACTTTTCCAAGTAGAATACGCCATGGAACTAGTGAACCGCGGAGCCACCATAGTGGGCATCCAATGCCCCGAAGGCGTGGTTTTAGGTTCCGAAGAGAACGTGGAACCCCTTGAGGAAGAGGGCAGTTCATGGAAGATTTTCCGCGTTGACAGCCACATAGGCGCAGCTATCGTCGGGTTGAGTTCTGACGCAAGAATTCTAATCGACCGCGCACGTCTTGAGGCACAGAGAAACCGATTAACCTACGATGAACCCATAGACGTTGAAGTGGCTACAGAAAAAATCTGCGACATCCAACACACCTACACCCAACACGGCGGAGGTCGACCCTTCGGTGTAGCCATGATATTGGCTGGTGTGGACAAGACGGGGCCGCATGTTTTGGCTACGCATCCAAGCGGAACCTACCGCGGCTACAAAGCCACAGCGGCAGGCGGCGGAAGAGAGACTGCTCTGGCGATTCTCAAAGAAGAGTACAGGGAGGATTTGTCTTTGCAGAAAAGCGCTGAGTTGGCTGTGAAGTGTTTGGTTAAGGCTTTGGAGGCGAGGCAGTTGCCTCTTAGAATTAAAGTCGCAGTGATTCCAACTCAATCGAAGAAGATGGATATGCTTTCTGAAGAGGCGGTTGAGGGCTACATAAAAGCGGTTGCGTCGAAGAACTAG